In Chrysiogenia bacterium, the following are encoded in one genomic region:
- a CDS encoding FAD-binding oxidoreductase — protein sequence ARATGPNWQGLFVGSEGTLGVITAATMKVKRAPAYRAFSSFLFADLVSGWDTFRELLQAGLRPAAMRLYDEVDTYLAGSSGGGEAKAGEVAEGYGDVFGAFYEVLRGSGFQRTLRGLVGGALGFSGLLNRALGMVPKQCKCIMVFEGEEDRCLLEQELVTEIALRHGAEDTGEGPARKWLSRRYAVSYRQSTVFDNFAFADTMEVAASWSKLPRLYLKVRQALARHGLVMAHFSHAYPEGCSIYFTFVGAGSNRQVSQARYRNCWRDALAAAHEAGGTITHHHGVGLLKAGYMADEHGAAMEILRAARAHLDPQGIMNPGKLGI from the coding sequence GCGCGCGCGACGGGGCCCAACTGGCAGGGGCTCTTCGTGGGCAGCGAGGGGACGCTTGGCGTCATCACCGCGGCGACCATGAAGGTAAAGCGCGCGCCCGCGTATCGCGCCTTTTCGAGCTTCCTGTTCGCCGACCTGGTATCGGGCTGGGATACGTTTCGTGAGCTCCTTCAGGCGGGGCTCCGCCCGGCGGCGATGCGTCTCTACGATGAAGTGGATACCTATCTGGCCGGAAGTTCCGGCGGCGGCGAGGCCAAGGCCGGCGAGGTCGCCGAGGGCTATGGCGACGTCTTCGGCGCCTTCTACGAAGTGCTGCGCGGCTCGGGTTTTCAGCGCACACTGCGCGGCCTGGTCGGCGGTGCGCTCGGATTTTCCGGGCTGCTCAATCGCGCGCTGGGGATGGTGCCCAAGCAGTGCAAGTGCATCATGGTCTTCGAGGGCGAGGAGGATCGCTGCCTGCTTGAGCAGGAGCTCGTTACCGAGATCGCGCTGCGCCACGGCGCCGAGGACACGGGCGAGGGGCCCGCACGCAAGTGGCTCTCGCGCCGCTACGCGGTGAGCTATCGCCAGTCGACGGTCTTCGACAACTTCGCCTTTGCCGACACGATGGAAGTGGCCGCGAGCTGGAGCAAGCTGCCGCGGCTCTATCTCAAGGTTCGGCAGGCGCTTGCGCGCCACGGCCTTGTCATGGCGCACTTCTCCCACGCCTATCCCGAGGGCTGCTCGATCTACTTTACGTTCGTGGGGGCGGGCTCAAATCGCCAGGTCTCGCAGGCGCGCTACCGCAACTGCTGGCGCGACGCGCTGGCCGCGGCTCACGAGGCAGGCGGCACCATCACCCACCACCACGGGGTGGGACTGCTCAAGGCCGGTTACATGGCCGACGAACACGGTGCCGCCATGGAGATCCTGCGCGCGGCGCGCGCGCATCTCGATCCCCAGGGAATCATGAATCCCGGAAAGCTGGGGATCTGA